The following proteins come from a genomic window of Rutidosis leptorrhynchoides isolate AG116_Rl617_1_P2 chromosome 10, CSIRO_AGI_Rlap_v1, whole genome shotgun sequence:
- the LOC139870850 gene encoding uncharacterized protein — protein MPIVISCKIAQTGITVMKVHVDNGSSVDIVYEQCFVQLPKSIRANLKPTAASLTGFAGESSLPIGLLSLNIELFDENDANLVRQAQLDFYVLRTSSRYNMFLGISTLGKFGIVPYIIHGMIKYTTRKGVATISSSSVIPICAAVNMKSAVKECVDAADNMVLVNLEYPDKKIKVGLNISADSKKQIVQLLVEYMYVFAWCENDMTGVPRHIVERKLNVNPALKPVVQKRGGMAPDRTKWLCEEVTKLVAAGILREVQYQSWIANTVLVKKPDGSWRMNIDFKDLNKACPKDNYPLPEIDLKVESLHAFRTNVF, from the coding sequence ATGCCGATAGTAATATCATGCAAAATCGCGCAGACTGGAATCACTGTtatgaaagttcatgttgataatggcaGTAGTGTTGATATTGTTTATGAGCAATGCTTTGTTCAATTGCCAAAGAGTATTAGGGCAAACTTAAAACCCACCGCAGCCTCGCTAACTGGTTTTGCGGGAGAATCTTCATTGCCTATAGGGCTATTGTCTTTAAATATTGagctttttgatgaaaatgatgctaATTTAGTGCGCCAAGCACAATTAGATTTCTATGTTTTGCGAACTTCTTCTCGCTACAACATGTTTTTGGGCATATCTACGTTGGGTAAATTCGGAATTGTTCCATATatcattcatggcatgattaaatatACAACGCGTAAAGGTGTTGCAACGATCAGCTCATCGAGTGTCATCCCTATTTGTGCGGCTGTAAATATGAAAAGTGCAGTTAAAGAATGTGTTGATGCTGCGGATAATATGGTACTGGTTAATCTTGAGTATCCTGATAAAAAAATTAAAGTTGGCCTCAATATTAGTGCTGATTCAAAAAAGCAGATTGTGCAGTTACTCGTGGAGTACATGTATGTTTTTGCTTGGTGTGAGAATGATATGACTGGCGTTCCGCGTCATATTGTGGAACGCAAACTCAATGTCAATCCTGCTTTAAAGCCTGTAGTCCAGAAGCGCgggggtatggccccagatcgcACTAAATGGCTATGTGAGGAGGTAACAAAGTTGGTGGCAGCAGGTATTTTGCGCGAAGTTCAATATCAATCATGGATTGCGAATACAGTTTTGGTAAAAAAGCCTGATGGCTCATGGAGAATGAACATTGATTTCAAAGACCTAAATAAAGCATGCCCTAAAGATAAttatccgcttccagaaattgatttgaAGGTGGAATCATTGCATGCTTTCCGTACAAATGTTTTTTAG